The sequence acaagggaggaaaaatattaattggtaGTGAAAATAAGTTGAATCTTACTATAACCTGGTATTCTGTGCAGAATagttctattctttctctgtcaaATTTACAGTCTTCTAGACACgtgctgaagaaagaaaaatcaaagtttaGTTTTGAAATTTAAGTGAACACAACTTAAGACAATggcaataaaaataaactataccTCAGAGTTGACTtgtcagctttctgctttcctgccTCCAGTATACAAGTTGCAAGTGCTGCATGACTGTGTTTTAATACCATAGGATCAATATGTTTCAAGTCTGGATGatctaaaataaattaattactgATGATACATATGATAATGATGACACAAAATTTCTAATGGTATATTCTAAAAGAAGCACCACCATAGCCTTTTGACATCGATAGGTTTATTTAAAACAAAGCAATACACAGGGGGGTAAATTCAGAGACACGAGAGGAGACAAGGTCAACTGCAAAGCAGTAAAACAACTTTATGATTATTGCTATCTTTTAGTTTCAATTAAATAACcctttgcttcttttattttaatctccttactgaactaaaaaaaaaagttagagaaaagTTCATTTCTACAGTTGGTCACTGGAAAAAAAGTTAACACTAACTAAGTAAGGTGTGTTGAGTGATTAGAAAACCTGTaagttttcacttttaaaatatttaatactgaATTTCATTAACATTgtttaaagggggggggggggagattcctaatttaaaacaattccaCCAGAGCATATTAATATAATTAGGCTTTGATGACCGTTTTGTAGACTCAGAGACAAGTCATTGAATTTATTTGCTCAACTTCAACTCtcgtcctttaaaaaaaaaatacaagatttaATTCAGAAGCTCAGGGAAACTGCACAAAGCAGACAGCCTTCCGTGACTCCCCCAGCATCCTCGGCATTTATACTGTCACCTACGATCAATCACCTGCTCTACCCCAGCCCCAAACAGGACAGGTAGGCACTGCCCGCCCGCACTCTCAGCTGCTGAAGGAGCGTCACCTCCCAAGTCCCTGTACAAGACGTGCAGTTCCTAGCCGCGGGGTCGGTGTGCAACGAGAGCGTGCAAGATGCACCGCACCCGGGCGGCTCCAACCGGGGCTACCGGCTCTTCCTCCGCCGGCCGCAGCGGCAGACTCTTGCTTTGCCGAGATCCAAGGTCTTCGCCTCAGCCCCGGGGGCGTGGATGGCCGAGGACGGACCGGAAGAAGCCCAACTGTCAAAACAGCCCCAGCTTCGCCCAGCGCGGAACACCAGGTCCTTTAGGCCACAAACGACCCCGGGCGCAGGAACAAAGAGGGGAAGGCGCGCCAAGAACCTAAGTCGTTGGTGAGGAGCAGGTGCCAACCGAGGTCTGCGCAGCGAAGCTCGGGGCCCGGGCCCCGGTGGGCCCGATGGCCGCGCCGGGAGCCGGCGTCTCAGCCTCGGGCGCTCGCCGCGCGCCCGCCGACCTCTGGCTCTCGTTCTCCGTcctctcccatccccttccccccaccccgagGCCGGGCCGGCTCGGAGGCCAGCGGCTTACCTAGCGCGGCCTCGTCAGCCCGGGCTTCCAGCAGGCTCCGGAAGGCCGCCCGCAGGAGAAGCGCGAAGGCGCCGAGGTCGAAGCAGCCGGGATCGGCCAGCATCTGGCAGCCTCTCTGCACATACTCGGAGAGCTCCATTGTGAGCGCCGAGTGACCTTCGACACGCGTACCACGTGACACGCGCCGGCGGCTCAGCTGATCCCGCCCACGAGCCGCCCGagccgcggcggcggcggcggcggctgcgaGAGGAGGCGGCGCTGGGGCGACCTTGCGGCTGTGCCGGGGCCGTGCCGCCCTCGGGAGCCGGGGCCGGCGCGCCCTGCGTGGAAGCTTCTCGAGCTCTCACCCGAGCGACTGTGCCGACGTCGCGGGCTCCCCGCGAGCTCCGACCTCAGCCCGGCCGCCGAGCCTGCGGGGGCCCGGGGCTGTCCCGCTCCGCCTCGGCCCGGCGACGGTGCGGCTCCCGTTCGGCCCTGGTGGGAACAAAGCCGCTGGTGATTCCTCGTCTGTGATTCTGCGAGTCCCCTTGCTCGGGTCCCGGCTATAATCCATTCTGCATGACCGGGCTGGCCGGGGAGAGCGTGGCGAGGCGGCCGGCAGAGGTCCGCGTCTGAGCCGGGCTCGCCCGCCCCCGGACCCCGTCCTGCGGTCGGCCCGGAGCCGCTCGCTTCCCCGGAGCCGCGGCCACGGCGGCGTTTCCAGGAGCCCGAGGGACCTGAGCCGCCGGGGTAGAAAAGCTCTCTAGGTTTGGCCCAGAAGCCGGAGCGACAATGTTAACGAGAATGTAAAGCTAACGGGTTAGACAGTCATAAGGATTTAAATAAAGGAATCCCAGGTAACCTTGTACATCCCTCCGTAACGAAGAGGTCTTTGAAATAGACTTGCTAGTAGATTTCACTTGGCCGGGTATATTAGTTTTCATTTGCCTAGTAAacaattcatcattttatagtCTACAATCGAACTTCAACGATACAATTGTAAATGGAGTAAGTATATTGCCACCCTGAAAGGAACGACTGAGGTCTGCTAAACGTAGGCGCTGGCTATCCACCTCAAAAAGGCTCCAGTGTGGGCAAGGCATTAAGGAGAtttcttccagagttctttgGGAAACCTCCATCGTCACCTTTTGCCCACCCCCCAACATCATTGGTACCTTGACCCCAAATTTATTCTGCCTCACTACTCTCCTTCTTCTCCGtctcataattctctctttgtctGTAGCTTTCTCTGGTTGGCTCttgtgtctctcagtctctgcttctctgtctctgtctttttctgggTTTCTAGTTCTGGTTCTCTACCTTTTCCTATCTGTCTGCCTATCTCTTACATGTACAAACACACTGAGTAAAAATGATGTATATATCAGAGAGCAAACTTTACCATGGAGTTTCAAAGTAGAGAAGTTAGTGTCTTAAATATTAATTCATAATCAGAATATTTTGGAAGCAAAGACTATGTACATGCAAAATAATATGGGACTTAGGTTATTTAGATTAGAGAAACATAATTTGTTTTCTACCAGAAGTATTGCTTATCAATACTGTTACTAGCATCTGAACTAGTGATTTAAGCATTtctcaatttgtattttaaaaggtTCTTTTATCTTTGCCATGGATATTGTTACTTATAAAGAGTGggagataaataaaatcaaatgaatggGAGTCTGTGAGCATGAAAGTCAAGAATGATAGTttatataatagctaacatttctaactGAGAGAGGTCATttctaatagctaacatttctaacattCTCTAACTTTCTGCTTCTGGATATGTATCCTTTTCTACCTAAATGTATTCATGTGTTAGGCCCAAGTGCTACTAGAATTTCCAGCTTTGGCTCACAAAGATTTTAACAATGTTTTCTCAGCATCTATCTATTGTATGGGGCCTTTTGGTCCAGTATTCTTTTGAAGCATGAAAGGATAACCCAGTATGTAAACATAAAACAAGTTTTTGAGGGCCAAACAACCACTGCAGAAACAGGTTCATTAAAATGGGCAGTTATCCAGATACAAGGTATTCTTGTCTATCATTGCCTTAGGACCCCTCAGCCACTTTATTCATATAATCTCAGGAAAAATTACCTGTAAGGCAATGGTGAAAAGGAGTTGGGGGAAGAATGCTTTTTATTTGCTCTCACTGAAAATCATAgcaatgggaatttttttttaatgttttgaggaagatagtaaaataataattttggccTAAAAGGCCCTATTTTTActtcaatgatttaaaaatagcCCACCAGTTTAAAGTGcttttttcagttatctttttatCCTAACATTCATGAACTTGCAATAAAAGCGTTAAGGTAGATAATGCTGataaatatttggttttcttcttgaAAGGCCTGAAAGGTACTTAAGATTCTTATGTTTTCAATAATGTTCTAGAAGATAACAATACCAACTGTATCTTCTGAGTTGTTACTTTagaatttcttataaaacaacacACCACTCTTTCTTGAGATTCTTAAAAAATAGGCCAGTGTGGAATCTATTTGGAGAGCTGTTCCCAAAGGCCTCATTGTTACAtttctaattttgttattatgaatataaaactttttttaaaactccaatTTAGACCTTCTAAATTCATCTCTTGTTTTGTTCTCAGAATTCTAAAGAAAAGTCCAGTTGTGAAGATTTCATTGGCATCCATAGAAGTTGTAAATTTTGTGAATTGGATTCTTTAAGTAATCCTTTCCTTATATGAATAATCATTTATAAGTATGATGATGTGCCAGTGAACATTACTTGggagttaattgttttaaaacacttttagtattagtttatatttaatcctcaCTAATGAATATTGGACCTTTTTTTCAAGgtagaatgaaataagaaaagaacataTATTACCTGTTAGCAAATTAACTTCAAAAATCTACACCTTttctaatgaaatttaaaatgattttttttctttccactacGATTAATGATTTAATTGACATATGCCTATATCCAAGAAATATCTTcccattctgttttgtttttctactttttcttccaCGGCTTGTAGGAATTTGGAAATCCTTATTATTGTGTAGGCAAGCACAATTTAATGCTGTGAAGCTAATTGTAACCacctctccctccaaaaaaagaaaaaaattgtgatgaATAGTTGCTTTATTCACAGGCTTTTGACAAAATCAAATCCCATTGAAAAGTTACCTAAgacaataataaatttcttttattgtatCATATACTCTTAAAATAAGGAGGTCATACtttgaaattgggaaatatttttcttatgaaatctATTGTGATGGGATATAACAATTTCAAAAACAGGATCTTATAAAGTTTTAACTATGCCAATGGCTATTATTTGTAAATGTCAAATAAAACAAGGTGTAGATAAAAAAGGTGAAACACATCtaagctaaatatatatatgtatacatatttaagaAGACAGACGCCTAATAAAGAACAGTTCATATGtagaatttaaatattaataattttctagTTGTCATTACTTTTAAATTAGCatgaataaagaattaaaatttacattGTGGTTTTTATATTGTCACAGAACCGTATTCTTTCTATATATTGATTTTTCTGTAGAATTCAAAATTATTGAAATGCATTTGTGCTCTAATCTAGAGAGAAGTAAAAGTCAAATAATCTTATTAAGGATTACAGAGTTCTTCATGGGAAAGAGAGGAATAACTATTTCtccaaaaattttagaaacatcCATTTATCATTCATATATTTAAACCATTTAAGTTAATATTACTTTTCTTAAACCATTGAGATTGCATAATTATACTCATTAGGAATTATTTCCCTAgtactaattttaaaaactgcAGCTGTCATTGAATCAAATTATGATGGAAAATTTAAacatgaaaacattaaaaaatctaGGAAAACATTAAGTGAAATCatgtattttaaaacttattatctttgaaatgttgaaatataatctcattagaaaaaaatcactttaaaaagataaatcataTATCATTTCCCTGAAGATCAGCCAACTATGACCACTTCAGACAGGAATTCCATTCTCAAGAGATCTCCATggaaaaatatatgatatttCTTAATCATGAATTTGGGAATTGTCATCAGGGTAATGCTGTCAAAGTTTGAATTAGACTGGCTGAATTTTTTGGAATTTACTTTGTCATTGAAAGCATTTGTTtgctaataaaaaggaaaagaatcaaaaCGCTGCTTATCATATTGTTACCTTTAAAACTTTTACATTGGCATTGTAGCCTATCTGACAAATCTTGAGTTAGAAAATGAGTTTTGCACATGTCAAAAAATCATCTGCCATTCAGAGTTTCCCTCTTGATAAACTGGTACTACCTTTTGAGAAGAATTCTTTGATGAAAAGCATCTGTTTTCACACAGTAAAATTGAAGGCCTTCTTGACTTGAATGTTATGATCTTAAACGGGGTAAAAGATACATACACTTGGATCACTTTCGAATTTTTGCCTCCTAGTATGAAGTGATATCACCAATATATAGTACTAAATAGCAAggatttaaaaaactaaattaaaattaaaaaactaaactaaaaaaactaatatAGGGTAGAAAAGTTACAAAAAGATACAACAaaggatgaatgaaaaaataaaaataatgtcatcagaagatagaaaaaagtaaaagttaaGACTTATTAATACAACATATTGCATAGAATGGTCAAAGAACAAGTCAAATTTTATGCTcagaaatttttatgtatttataaattaaatgaaaatatcttaTGTTTAAATTGAAATACATATTTGAAATTCAGCAAAAGTGTTGGAAACACttcattttaatgtttatttttgctcTGAATAAAGTTTATCCCTTAAATTTTTTGAGGATACAGGTGAAATGAATTTCATTCAGATTTGCAAAATAATCCAATGATTTCTACTATTACAAAGAGACTGTGttcagatatatttttttaaagtttctcctTGATTGAAAGTTAATTGGTTTTACCTAAATTCTTTCAGTAATTATTTTGGCTTTTTACTTCATTCCCCATGGGAAAATACAAACTTATCCTTTAATTTGCTGTGGCAGGACTTCTTCAagtaaaaactttattttgatataGGCACACACATGTTACCATTGaaatgcatttaaatatattttataaaaaattactgACACTAATACACAAACATTCATAGGATTTATGCTAACACTTTAAGTAAAACTCCTCTGCCATAACAAACTTTTTCAAGctgtcatttttcaaatgaaatagtagGCCTAGACTCTAAGTGAGCTTGTATTCAATTTGAACTTGAAAATACTGGATGGTGAAAACTAGATTCTCTTCTTTGGGGTACTGAATCCCTGTCTAAAGGTGAATGTTACTGTATTTCATAAAAAGAGGAATTTTGGCAAAAGATTCAACTAACTTATCTAATACTAGTTCCAGATGAAGAATGAACAAtagaattttattcatttcacataAAAAGTgtgaattataataaaattatcattttaaacagCTACCCAAGTAAcattttttaagaatttcatttttcatccatGAAATAAACCATATTCATATTTCTTCAAACAATGCAATCTTActcaaaaaatggaaactgaaaccAAAAAGGCACAAGGAACGTTTTTATGGAAGAACCCAAATAATTGGAATTGataaatgctttgaaaatgactgaaaagaaaTTTCATCCATATTTCTGAAATGAAACACTTTTAGTATTAGTAAGATATTTAAATAAGTTACATTGTATGCACTGCTAATACTCATCAATTTAAGCAATAGCAGTTATGCTTTTTACTTAACTGTAATAACAACAAACTAAATTTAGCCTTTCAAAAATATGCCTTCTGAAAGttcatttagaaaattatatgaagaaaatgtatatttcttgGCTATAGCTTTTATATCAGGTATAGAAATAATGTCTTCATAGCACGGTTGAAGTATAAACTTGAGGCAATTTTATGGATAATTCTGGCTTCAAAGCCAGATTTGTTTTCTCAAGTAATTATCCAACTCTCcacttcatgtttttttttttttttgttttttttttttaaacaaattcaacCATATGTTAATGGCTTTGGTCATTTTTGACATT comes from Sarcophilus harrisii chromosome 5, mSarHar1.11, whole genome shotgun sequence and encodes:
- the COMMD3 gene encoding COMM domain-containing protein 3; the protein is MELSEYVQRGCQMLADPGCFDLGAFALLLRAAFRSLLEARADEAALDHPDLKHIDPMVLKHSHAALATCILEAGKQKADKSTLSTCLEDCKFDRERIELFCTEYQKNKISLEILLGSIGRCPLLITDVSWRLQYQIKTNQLHKLYRPSYLVTLNVEKEDSVSHPDISFNCTMEQLQDLVGKLKDAAKSLERATQI